Below is a window of 'Nostoc azollae' 0708 DNA.
GAGTCTAGATGCCCTGCTCATAGGGATACTCCAAATTTTTGGGCTGCTTTTAAGGCGACAATAAAAGATATTCTATCCAATCTTTTTATAAATAGTGTATCCATGACTCTCCCCAGTTTATCGTCCTTGAGATATTCTGGTTTTACTCCTGCTCTTATTAGATGGTCACAGGGGATTGTTTCAAAATCTTAGGGAAATATCATATATAAGGGTTTTTATACAAATCCTAACCCGTTTATTATCATGGGTTTTACTAAATGACCCGGACTCACTTTCTCTCCAATTTCAAGGATTATTTCTACTACTCCTATGATGTCTATTATTCCTGCTACTATACCTAAATGGTCTAGGTTTTGAATTTCCATTTTTTGAAGCTTTGATTCCATAACAGAATTATCCACAACTCCTGTTGTGATTCAATCATTTCTTCTTCTGTTCTAATTTAATTTTTAAATCATTAAATTTTCTTTTCTTTTATCTTCTTTACAAAACTTTATTCTCTCACTCTATTGCCATTTTAATCATACTATTCTCATTAAGCCTTTTCTTCCTTGAATGAGCTTTAGTTCTTGTGTACTAATATCTGTGACAGTTAGGGTGCCGAAGGTGGGATATAATGCGCCCCGCTGGAAATATTAAATGCAGCTGTATCTGAAATATACAAGAGGCTTTCATCAGGACTACACGCCACTCCGTTAGGATGCACCATATCTGTCACTACAGGATAAATCTCACCTGTTGGTGGTTCAAAGCGATATACGTAACTTCCAGCTTGTTCTTGTTCGCCACCATACCCTTGATTTGGCTCGGTAATTCCGGATCGGTAAACCAAGTTCTGCCGTTGCTTTTGACAACCAAATCATTGGGGCTATTGAGGCGTTTACCTTGGTAGTGATCGGCTAAAACCTTCCACTCTCAATCGTGTTCCTGGCGGAAAATAGCATGCAAACTAAAGGAACAAGCAACTATACGACCTTCCAAGTGTCGGTAATTACCGCTTTGGTAATCAGATGAGTCATGTAGGATAGTTACACTGTTACTAGGATTCTAATACAGTAGACGATTGCCATGAGCATCACTCCACATAACGCTATCATCTTCTTGGATATAAACAGGGCCTTCACTGTGAACTGCGCCTTTAGCCAGCTTTTGCCGTGAAGCATGTGGGTATGGGGATAGGATAGCAAGCAGGCTCGCCATGAATCTCTATGGCTTTAGCCATAAGAACCTCCTGTTATTTAACTTAGTACCTGATTACGGGACGTAAACAAAAATCAAGCCTAAATGAAATGTAGCCCAAACTGGCCTGGTGAGAAGGAAACACGTCCGGATTCAAGTTGAACTAATCAATCAATAAATAGAAAAGATATGGCTGTTCTAAACGCTTATAAAGCTTCAGTAAAAGTATTCAGAGGTTTCTTAGCCCACCTTGGTCTTAATCCTCCAGTCCACTGATGGCAAAGAATAAAAGTGTAGGCATAGAAAACCAAGATAAAATGGTGCAGTAAACTGCTGTTATCTCGCACTTGATATCCTTTGAGTCCTAACCATCCCTTGGCTTCCCTGTAAAAAACTTCTACCCAATTTTTTTGAGAATATGTATTGACTATCCACTGGGGTGTGACAATTGATGAAGAAACATTGGTCATAAAGTGGTCAATATCAGTAGTGGCTTGAGAGAAACTAGAAGCGTCGATGACTCTAGCAATATTGTCCTTTCCAGTTAAGGCTGACATTTCTACTTCTTTAGTTACTACCCATAATTTTCTGGATTTATCTAACTCCAGCTGAATTTATGTAAAAGCCTCCTGGGATAAACTTTGTGCTAATTTATCTAACCTAATTATTTTCAGATTTATTAATTTAATTCCTAACTCAGGTTTATTCTCAAATAGAGGGTCTTGTTTCCCTTTGGGTAAAGAATCACCGTGGTG
It encodes the following:
- a CDS encoding SMP-30/gluconolactonase/LRE family protein; translated protein: MVYRSGITEPNQGYGGEQEQAGSYVYRFEPPTGEIYPVVTDMVHPNGVACSPDESLLYISDTAAFNISSGAHYIPPSAP